A single region of the Archangium lipolyticum genome encodes:
- the atpA gene encoding F0F1 ATP synthase subunit alpha gives MEIRADEISRIIREQIKDYGKKVTVAETGTVLSVGDGIARIYGLEGVLAGELVEFSNGVKGLVLNLEEDNVGVAIMGDFKDIREGDLVKRTGQIASVPVGKGLLGRVVSALGEPLDGKGPVVGAEQRKLEVKAPGIVKRKSVHEPLQTGIKALDALVPIGRGQRELIIGDRQTGKTAVAVDAIINQKGLNVYCIYVAIGQKQSTVAQVVEKLTRQGAMEYTTVVAANASDPAPMQFFAPYAGVAMGEYFRDNKMHALIIYDDLSKQAVAYRQLSLLLRRPPGREAYPGDVFFIHSRLLERAAKLSDEEGAGSLTALPIIETQAGDVSAYIPTNVISITDGQIFLETDLFFSGVRPAINVGLSVSRVGSAAQIKAMKQVAGTLKLDLAQYRELAAFAQFGSDLDKATQETLARGARLVEVLKQGQYEPMPVEKQVMQLYAATNRDDANKRGWIRQVPVSDVVRWMREFIEFADGRYPQVAKDIATKRELTNEIKAALNKALAEFNEVFQPTQGAKV, from the coding sequence ATGGAAATCCGCGCCGACGAGATCAGCAGAATCATCCGGGAGCAGATCAAGGACTACGGCAAGAAGGTCACCGTCGCCGAGACCGGTACCGTGCTCTCCGTGGGCGACGGTATCGCCCGCATCTACGGGCTCGAGGGCGTGCTGGCCGGCGAGCTGGTGGAGTTCTCCAACGGGGTGAAGGGCCTGGTGCTCAACCTCGAGGAGGACAACGTGGGCGTCGCCATCATGGGCGACTTCAAGGACATCCGCGAGGGTGACCTGGTCAAGCGCACCGGGCAGATCGCCTCGGTTCCGGTGGGCAAGGGCCTGCTGGGCCGCGTGGTGAGCGCGCTGGGCGAGCCGCTGGATGGCAAGGGCCCCGTGGTGGGCGCCGAGCAGCGCAAGCTGGAGGTGAAGGCCCCCGGCATCGTGAAGCGCAAGAGCGTGCACGAGCCGCTGCAGACGGGCATCAAGGCCCTGGACGCGCTGGTTCCGATCGGCCGCGGTCAGCGCGAGCTGATCATCGGAGACCGCCAGACGGGCAAGACGGCCGTCGCGGTGGACGCGATCATCAACCAGAAGGGCCTCAACGTTTACTGCATCTACGTGGCCATCGGTCAGAAGCAGTCCACGGTGGCCCAGGTGGTGGAGAAGCTGACCCGCCAGGGCGCCATGGAGTACACGACGGTGGTGGCGGCGAACGCGTCGGACCCCGCGCCGATGCAGTTCTTCGCGCCGTACGCCGGCGTCGCGATGGGCGAGTACTTCCGCGACAACAAGATGCACGCGCTCATCATCTACGACGACCTGTCCAAGCAGGCCGTGGCCTACCGCCAGCTGTCGCTGCTGCTGCGCCGGCCCCCCGGGCGCGAGGCCTACCCGGGCGACGTGTTCTTCATCCACAGCCGCCTGCTGGAGCGCGCCGCCAAGCTGTCCGACGAGGAGGGCGCTGGCTCCCTCACGGCGCTGCCCATCATCGAGACGCAGGCCGGTGACGTGTCGGCCTACATCCCGACGAACGTCATCTCCATCACCGACGGGCAGATCTTCCTCGAGACGGACCTGTTCTTCTCGGGCGTGCGTCCGGCCATCAACGTCGGTCTCTCCGTGTCCCGCGTGGGTTCGGCGGCGCAGATCAAGGCCATGAAGCAGGTGGCCGGTACGCTGAAGCTGGACCTGGCGCAGTACCGCGAGCTGGCGGCGTTCGCGCAGTTCGGCTCGGACCTCGACAAGGCGACCCAGGAGACGCTGGCGCGCGGCGCCCGTCTGGTGGAGGTGCTGAAGCAGGGCCAGTACGAGCCGATGCCGGTCGAGAAGCAGGTCATGCAGCTGTACGCGGCGACCAACCGTGACGACGCGAACAAGCGCGGGTGGATCCGCCAGGTGCCGGTGAGCGACGTGGTGCGGTGGATGCGCGAGTTCATCGAGTTCGCGGACGGCCGCTACCCGCAGGTCGCCAAGGACATCGCGACGAAGCGCGAGCTGACGAACGAGATCAAGGCGGCGCTGAACAAGGCGCTGGCCGAGTTCAACGAGGTGTTCCAGCCGACGCAGGGCGCGAAGGTCTGA
- the atpH gene encoding ATP synthase F1 subunit delta encodes MVNVSIARRYARALLDVATEAARSDAVSEQLSTFSGALAQNRELADVLFNPAYSREQRARVVEALLKALGPVEPVLANTLRLLVDRNRLIYLPDIARLYRDMADAQAGRVRGHVTSAVPLSPETLQSLSGTLKTLTQRNVVLEAKVDPKVLGGVAAQVGSTLYDGTLRTQLEQMRRELKQR; translated from the coding sequence ATGGTGAACGTGTCAATCGCCCGCCGTTACGCCCGCGCGCTCCTCGACGTCGCGACCGAGGCTGCCCGCTCCGATGCCGTCTCCGAGCAGCTCTCGACCTTCTCCGGTGCGCTCGCGCAGAACCGCGAGCTGGCGGACGTGCTCTTCAACCCGGCCTACTCCCGCGAGCAGCGCGCCCGCGTGGTGGAGGCGCTCCTCAAGGCGCTGGGCCCCGTGGAGCCCGTGCTGGCCAACACCCTGCGCCTGCTGGTGGATCGCAACCGGCTCATCTACCTGCCGGACATCGCCCGCCTCTACCGCGACATGGCCGATGCCCAGGCCGGACGCGTGCGCGGCCACGTGACCAGCGCCGTCCCCCTCTCCCCGGAGACCCTCCAGAGCCTCTCCGGCACCCTCAAGACGCTCACCCAGCGCAACGTGGTGCTCGAGGCCAAGGTGGACCCCAAGGTCCTCGGCGGCGTCGCCGCCCAGGTGGGCAGCACCCTGTATGACGGCACGCTGCGCACCCAGCTCGAGCAGATGCGCCGCGAGCTCAAGCAGCGCTAG
- a CDS encoding sensor histidine kinase — translation MAQPVLNRSHVSTPAHSLPEELLPCFGALLQAPGLGLAFLDRELRFRFVSTALITLSGVPNALYEGRTTAEVWPGLAKELAPLLKKALAGDTQVGVRVSGTLGPQSSGNLRHLRLALLPAISGGLCTGVGVMLEDDTAHVEAEQALRQSEERLRGLVDVSCDGYFLHDGGIILEASRSLANLFGTTPEEMMGQSMTRWVAPESREAVQSALSRNVQSPYELTGLRTDGKRLFLEVLGREVEHAHRTVRMTAVWDISARKAAEEAAARADTFREQLLGVVGHDLRSPLYAIQLSVGALQRAGGLNETQERQVTYVATATRRMERMIHELLDFTRARLAGGLPVRPTPLSLDKLLARAVEDFQASHPTRLISPKVEGDVRGSWDESRLGQLLDNLVGNALQHSPEDTPIEVRLSGAPDGVNLWVRNEGPPVPLEERASIFEPFKRGKRASGDGLGLGLYIARQIVVAHGGRISIESGVGMGTRFMVWLPRHAPGA, via the coding sequence ATGGCGCAGCCCGTTCTCAACCGCTCTCATGTCAGCACCCCGGCCCACTCGTTGCCCGAGGAGCTGCTGCCGTGCTTCGGAGCGCTGCTACAGGCACCGGGGTTGGGACTGGCCTTCCTGGACCGGGAGCTGCGCTTCCGTTTCGTCAGCACGGCCCTCATCACGCTCAGTGGAGTGCCCAACGCCCTGTACGAGGGGCGCACCACCGCGGAAGTCTGGCCGGGACTGGCCAAGGAGCTGGCACCGCTGCTCAAGAAGGCCCTGGCGGGTGACACGCAGGTGGGGGTGCGGGTGTCCGGCACGCTGGGCCCGCAGTCCTCGGGGAACCTCCGCCACCTGCGGCTCGCGTTGCTGCCCGCAATCTCGGGCGGCCTGTGCACCGGCGTGGGGGTGATGCTGGAGGACGACACGGCGCACGTGGAGGCGGAACAGGCGCTGCGCCAGAGCGAGGAGCGGCTGCGCGGCCTCGTCGACGTCTCCTGTGACGGCTACTTCCTGCATGACGGGGGCATCATCCTCGAGGCGAGCCGCTCGCTGGCCAACCTGTTCGGCACCACGCCGGAGGAGATGATGGGCCAGTCCATGACGCGTTGGGTGGCCCCCGAGTCCCGCGAGGCGGTGCAGAGCGCGCTCTCCCGGAACGTGCAGTCTCCCTACGAGCTGACGGGCCTGCGCACCGACGGCAAGCGCCTCTTCCTGGAGGTGCTGGGCCGTGAGGTGGAGCACGCCCACCGCACCGTGCGGATGACCGCCGTGTGGGACATCAGCGCACGTAAGGCCGCCGAGGAGGCCGCCGCCCGAGCCGACACCTTCCGCGAGCAGCTCCTGGGCGTGGTGGGGCATGATCTGCGCTCGCCCCTGTACGCCATTCAACTCAGCGTGGGGGCGCTCCAGCGCGCTGGCGGGTTGAACGAGACGCAGGAGCGGCAGGTGACGTACGTGGCCACCGCCACCCGGCGCATGGAGCGGATGATCCACGAGTTGCTGGACTTCACGCGCGCGCGGCTGGCCGGGGGCCTGCCCGTGCGCCCCACCCCCCTGTCCCTGGACAAGCTGCTCGCGCGGGCCGTGGAGGACTTCCAGGCCTCGCACCCCACCCGGCTGATCTCCCCGAAGGTGGAGGGGGATGTCCGGGGGAGCTGGGACGAGTCCCGGCTCGGCCAGCTGCTGGACAACCTGGTGGGCAACGCCCTGCAGCACAGTCCCGAGGACACCCCAATCGAGGTGAGGCTGTCGGGAGCACCGGACGGCGTCAACCTCTGGGTGCGCAACGAGGGCCCGCCAGTTCCCCTGGAGGAGCGGGCTTCGATCTTCGAGCCCTTCAAGCGCGGCAAGCGCGCCAGTGGCGACGGGCTCGGCCTGGGCTTATACATCGCCCGGCAGATCGTGGTGGCCCATGGGGGCCGCATCTCGATCGAGTCCGGAGTGGGTATGGGGACGCGCTTCATGGTGTGGCTCCCCCGGCACGCGCCCGGCGCTTGA
- a CDS encoding galactose oxidase-like domain-containing protein has protein sequence MSMRPSPTRVRVFALWLVACAAALAFPAKAQTPAEVGQWSGIMSWPISATHVHLLPTGKVMFIGEFEEGDTPPRLWDPATNGISSLPWPGYNSFCAGHSYLADGRLLVTGGHVESHVGLEDASLFDPFTSQWTRLPDMNDGRWYPTNITLANGDVVVISGETVGSGIMNELPQRYLSATGTWRDLTTARLKLPYYPRMFLAPDGRLFLAGPSRTCRYLNPSGTGTWSAAPSRLFGARSYGPAVILDGKVVIIGGGDPPTATVEQIDLTTPSPVWRYMASMSIPRRQHNATLLPDGTVLVMGGSAGSGFDNKSTPVYAAEVWNPATNVWTKLASNRVYRGYHSTSLLLPDGRVLSAGGRNVRNAEVFSPPYLFKGARPTVGSAPDVVTPGTTFTLSTPDAGRVTKVTLIALGSVTHAFDQNQRLVTLGFTRGAGSLTVSAPANNNVAPPGYYQLFLVNDAGVPSVGRMVRIARTP, from the coding sequence ATGTCGATGAGACCCAGCCCCACCCGGGTGCGAGTGTTCGCGCTCTGGCTCGTCGCCTGTGCTGCGGCGCTAGCATTTCCCGCGAAGGCGCAGACGCCCGCGGAGGTGGGGCAGTGGTCGGGCATCATGTCCTGGCCCATCTCCGCCACCCACGTCCACCTGCTCCCCACCGGCAAGGTGATGTTCATCGGCGAGTTCGAAGAGGGAGATACACCCCCGCGGCTCTGGGATCCCGCCACCAACGGCATCAGCTCGCTGCCGTGGCCGGGCTACAACAGCTTCTGCGCCGGCCACTCCTACCTCGCCGACGGCCGGCTGCTCGTGACGGGCGGGCACGTGGAGAGCCACGTGGGCCTGGAGGACGCGAGCCTCTTCGATCCCTTCACCTCACAGTGGACGCGCCTGCCGGACATGAACGACGGACGCTGGTACCCCACCAACATCACGCTCGCCAACGGAGACGTGGTGGTGATTTCCGGCGAGACCGTGGGCAGCGGCATCATGAACGAGCTGCCCCAGCGCTACCTGTCCGCTACCGGAACCTGGCGGGACCTGACCACCGCGCGGCTCAAGCTGCCGTACTACCCGCGGATGTTCCTCGCGCCCGATGGCAGGCTCTTCCTGGCCGGCCCATCGCGAACCTGCCGCTACCTGAACCCGAGCGGCACGGGCACCTGGAGCGCCGCCCCCTCGAGGCTCTTCGGCGCCCGGAGCTACGGGCCCGCGGTCATCCTCGATGGCAAGGTGGTCATCATCGGCGGGGGAGATCCGCCCACCGCCACCGTCGAGCAGATCGACCTCACCACGCCCTCCCCCGTCTGGCGGTACATGGCATCCATGAGCATCCCCCGGCGCCAGCACAACGCGACGCTCCTGCCCGACGGCACGGTGCTCGTCATGGGCGGCAGCGCGGGCAGCGGCTTCGACAACAAGAGCACGCCCGTCTACGCGGCCGAGGTGTGGAACCCCGCCACCAACGTCTGGACGAAGCTCGCCAGCAACCGCGTCTATCGTGGCTACCACTCCACCTCGCTGCTGCTGCCGGACGGACGCGTGCTGAGCGCGGGTGGACGCAACGTGAGGAACGCCGAGGTCTTCTCTCCCCCCTACCTCTTCAAGGGCGCTCGCCCCACGGTGGGCTCGGCACCCGACGTGGTGACGCCCGGGACGACCTTCACCCTCTCGACTCCGGACGCGGGCCGGGTGACGAAGGTGACGTTGATCGCCCTCGGCTCGGTGACGCATGCCTTCGACCAGAACCAGCGGCTCGTCACCCTGGGCTTCACGCGTGGCGCCGGCAGCCTCACCGTCAGTGCCCCAGCGAACAACAACGTGGCCCCGCCGGGCTACTACCAGCTCTTCCTGGTGAACGACGCGGGAGTCCCCTCCGTCGGCCGCATGGTGCGCATCGCCAGGACACCGTGA
- a CDS encoding Hsp70 family protein, which translates to MREPVIGIDLGTTNSAVASVEEGRPRVIPSRAGGRLTPSVVGLTPKTAERVVGAKAQALAEEHPECVVWATKRFIGRRFTPELLQAAKAVVPYQLVGGNTGDVRVKMAGRTVPVTQVSAMILGELKLDAEAHFGRAVNKCVITVPANFDDGQRQATREAATIAGLDAIRLINEPTAAALAYGLSRGFQGHALVFDLGGGTFDVTVLEITDGVYEVKATGGDPALGGEDFDLKIVEWLLAQVEDSHRELVHRDAVSMRKLKVAAEQAKRELTDYEETLISLAGLGDHSQGGWKLTGLETALTRDFFEQLIAPLSKRCLDVCASVMKEARMDPRSVDTVLLVGGMTRVPLIRRLVADFFGKAPSTDVNPDEAVALGAAIHADELARQSGAALLLDVVGNSLSVGVLGGRVRRLINKNSSVPVVAKELFYPGTHGQTEARISIYQGESDLQDENRKLGEVVLRNLQGTSRTDTPLEVTFELSNEGILSVRAADLKTGLSEAVRLEARPHLPGQEAERLVKEQAAYAQKQAREDANKSEDKFRKLLERGDKLAKLLQQSAKENPGEQAEAAVTHVQSLLDSGRAALEAGDAEQCAQVARQLTQLLSGR; encoded by the coding sequence ATGCGCGAACCCGTCATCGGCATCGATCTGGGCACCACCAACAGCGCCGTGGCCTCCGTGGAGGAGGGCCGGCCCCGGGTCATCCCCTCGCGGGCGGGAGGGCGGCTGACGCCATCCGTCGTGGGACTCACGCCCAAGACGGCCGAGCGCGTGGTGGGCGCCAAGGCGCAGGCGCTGGCCGAGGAGCATCCCGAGTGCGTGGTGTGGGCCACCAAACGGTTCATCGGCCGGCGCTTCACCCCGGAGCTGTTGCAGGCGGCGAAGGCGGTGGTGCCCTACCAGCTGGTGGGCGGCAACACCGGGGACGTGCGCGTGAAGATGGCCGGGCGCACCGTGCCGGTCACCCAGGTGTCGGCCATGATTCTGGGGGAGCTGAAGCTGGACGCCGAGGCGCACTTCGGACGGGCGGTGAACAAGTGCGTCATCACCGTCCCGGCCAACTTCGACGACGGCCAGCGCCAGGCCACGCGCGAGGCGGCCACCATCGCCGGGCTGGACGCCATCCGCCTCATCAACGAGCCCACCGCCGCGGCGCTCGCCTACGGGCTGTCGCGCGGCTTCCAGGGCCACGCGCTCGTGTTCGACCTGGGCGGTGGCACGTTCGATGTCACCGTGCTGGAGATAACGGACGGCGTCTATGAGGTGAAGGCCACCGGGGGAGACCCGGCGCTGGGCGGCGAGGACTTCGACCTCAAGATCGTGGAGTGGCTGCTGGCGCAGGTGGAGGACAGCCACCGCGAGCTGGTGCACCGCGACGCGGTGTCCATGCGCAAGCTGAAGGTGGCCGCGGAGCAGGCCAAGCGCGAGCTGACGGACTACGAGGAGACACTCATCTCCCTGGCGGGCCTGGGGGACCACTCGCAGGGTGGGTGGAAGCTGACGGGCCTGGAGACGGCGCTCACGCGCGACTTCTTCGAGCAGCTCATCGCGCCGCTGTCCAAGCGCTGCCTGGACGTGTGCGCGTCGGTGATGAAGGAAGCGCGGATGGATCCGCGCTCGGTGGACACGGTGCTGCTGGTGGGCGGCATGACGCGCGTGCCATTGATTCGCCGGCTGGTGGCGGACTTCTTCGGCAAGGCGCCGTCCACGGACGTGAACCCGGACGAGGCGGTGGCGCTGGGGGCGGCCATCCACGCGGACGAGCTGGCGCGCCAGTCGGGCGCGGCGCTGCTGCTGGACGTGGTGGGCAACTCGCTGAGCGTGGGCGTGCTGGGCGGGCGGGTGCGGCGCCTCATCAACAAGAACAGCTCGGTGCCGGTGGTGGCCAAGGAGCTCTTCTATCCCGGCACCCATGGGCAGACGGAGGCGCGCATCTCCATCTACCAGGGCGAGAGTGATTTGCAGGACGAGAACCGCAAGCTGGGCGAGGTGGTGCTGCGCAACCTGCAGGGGACCTCGCGCACGGACACGCCGCTGGAGGTGACGTTCGAGCTGTCCAACGAGGGCATCCTCTCGGTGCGGGCCGCGGATTTGAAGACGGGCCTGTCCGAGGCGGTGCGCTTGGAGGCGCGCCCCCACCTGCCGGGCCAGGAGGCCGAGCGACTCGTGAAGGAGCAGGCCGCCTACGCGCAGAAGCAGGCGAGGGAGGACGCGAACAAGTCCGAGGACAAGTTCCGCAAGCTGCTGGAGCGCGGGGACAAGCTGGCGAAGCTGCTGCAGCAGAGCGCGAAGGAGAACCCCGGCGAGCAGGCGGAGGCCGCAGTCACCCACGTGCAGTCGTTGCTGGATTCGGGCCGTGCGGCCCTGGAGGCCGGAGACGCCGAGCAGTGCGCCCAGGTGGCGCGTCAGCTCACCCAGCTCTTGTCGGGACGCTGA